One region of Natronolimnobius baerhuensis genomic DNA includes:
- a CDS encoding MGMT family protein, with protein sequence MDEVTDAGIYADESPYLDRYVQVGIASGRVLRVTFPETPEGDSEDEHPVLEQIFDYLEGVEEVSFDDVQIALTMPTDQRAVLEQVRQIPYGDQVGVETLARMTSGIDHQDDDDLILVRTALDENPAPILIPDHRVRDGPSAAPPAVEQKLRSLEGL encoded by the coding sequence ATGGACGAGGTCACGGACGCCGGTATCTACGCGGACGAATCGCCGTATCTCGACCGCTACGTGCAGGTCGGGATCGCAAGCGGGCGCGTACTCCGAGTCACATTCCCCGAGACACCCGAGGGAGACAGCGAGGACGAGCATCCGGTTCTCGAGCAGATCTTCGACTATCTCGAGGGTGTCGAGGAGGTTTCCTTCGATGACGTACAGATCGCATTGACCATGCCAACGGACCAGCGCGCGGTGTTAGAGCAGGTTCGCCAGATCCCCTACGGTGATCAGGTCGGCGTCGAGACGCTCGCCCGAATGACGTCAGGCATCGACCATCAGGACGACGACGACCTGATTCTGGTCCGGACGGCACTCGACGAAAACCCTGCGCCAATCTTGATTCCTGATCACCGCGTCCGCGACGGCCCAAGCGCCGCCCCACCGGCGGTCGAACAGAAGTTGCGCTCGCTCGAGGGATTGTAA
- the trpC gene encoding indole-3-glycerol phosphate synthase: MNSETDLAPAVASILEAARTRAGGDEALDVDAQSLPDALERAEADGRVPVIAEVKPTSPTADGTREDDPVELAEAMVDGGATAISVLTEPSHFGGSPEALERVREAVDVPVLRKDFVVREAQLDVVDADLLLLIVRFVDDLETLIEAARERGFQPLVEVHDRAELETALEAGAEIIGVNNRDLAKLEVDLETFESVAPEAPEDVTLIAESGISSPADVRRMREAGADALLVGSAIMDHGAADSDVTENTRRLTQTESAPTAADGDSED; encoded by the coding sequence ATGAACTCCGAGACGGACCTGGCGCCCGCGGTGGCGTCGATCCTCGAGGCGGCTCGCACGCGAGCGGGCGGTGACGAGGCACTCGACGTCGACGCGCAGTCGCTCCCCGACGCACTTGAGCGGGCCGAGGCGGACGGCCGCGTCCCCGTGATCGCGGAAGTAAAACCGACGAGTCCGACCGCAGACGGAACGCGCGAGGACGACCCCGTTGAACTGGCCGAAGCGATGGTCGACGGCGGCGCGACGGCAATTTCCGTCCTCACTGAACCCAGCCACTTCGGCGGCTCGCCCGAGGCACTCGAGCGCGTTCGCGAGGCCGTCGACGTGCCGGTCCTCCGCAAGGACTTCGTCGTTCGCGAGGCCCAGTTGGACGTCGTCGACGCCGACCTCCTCCTCCTGATCGTCCGGTTCGTGGACGACCTCGAGACGCTCATCGAGGCCGCCCGCGAGCGCGGCTTCCAGCCCCTCGTGGAGGTTCACGACCGCGCGGAACTCGAGACCGCACTCGAGGCAGGCGCGGAGATTATCGGCGTCAACAACCGGGATCTGGCGAAACTCGAGGTGGACCTCGAAACCTTCGAGTCCGTTGCGCCCGAAGCCCCCGAAGACGTGACCCTGATCGCCGAAAGCGGCATTTCTTCGCCCGCGGACGTGCGCCGGATGCGCGAGGCGGGCGCTGACGCCCTCCTGGTCGGCAGCGCCATCATGGACCACGGCGCGGCCGACAGCGACGTAACGGAGAACACGCGGCGACTGACGCAGACGGAGTCCGCCCCGACAGCCGCCGACGGCGACAGCGAAGACTGA
- a CDS encoding HalOD1 output domain-containing protein, with translation MPDITSRKTDRLVVIDTDIGHSLYYDPGRGTYHSWYDSEAYEPITTRLLVGVATALETEIADLEALGDHINPDALNALCTHWGAESRTVSGSVSFRYERCQITVDADGEIIIDPRDEVPL, from the coding sequence ATGCCCGACATAACGTCACGGAAAACTGACCGGTTGGTAGTGATCGACACCGACATCGGGCACTCACTCTACTACGATCCGGGTCGTGGGACCTACCATAGCTGGTACGATAGCGAGGCTTACGAGCCGATTACAACCAGATTGCTGGTCGGCGTCGCAACCGCCCTCGAGACAGAGATTGCCGACCTTGAGGCGCTCGGCGACCACATCAATCCGGATGCGTTGAACGCACTCTGTACGCACTGGGGAGCAGAGAGCCGCACAGTCTCCGGGTCAGTTTCGTTCAGATACGAACGCTGTCAGATAACCGTCGACGCAGACGGAGAGATTATCATCGATCCCCGCGACGAAGTCCCGTTGTGA
- a CDS encoding CPBP family intramembrane glutamic endopeptidase, translated as MTQWATFVGITGVVLVLLLVLSHLTQSSFDSAGAASDQHHEAQTGPAPADASTEGPTEDSTAVSESAPLEDSLPENETSSHNDARGDDIDPSDLSSGMVLANVALSQGLFAFVLIGAAVYTAIPASALGIEFSRSYLVMGLLVGALAGLVLYVANEIGAAVATRVGFTHDEQLRELLAPESARGWIILLVGVLPIIAVFEELLFRAALIGVISTHYGVDPWLLALLSSLAFALGHGIQGSVGIIVTGTLGFALAVLFIVSGSFLVVVVAHYLINALEFIVHEGFDRDWASGLEGETNAHKRDSHS; from the coding sequence ATGACCCAGTGGGCGACGTTCGTCGGCATTACGGGCGTCGTCCTCGTGTTGCTGCTCGTTTTATCACATCTCACGCAGTCATCGTTCGATAGCGCCGGGGCTGCTTCCGACCAGCATCACGAGGCCCAGACTGGTCCCGCGCCAGCAGATGCGTCGACTGAAGGGCCGACCGAAGACTCGACGGCAGTAAGCGAATCAGCGCCGCTCGAGGACTCGCTTCCTGAAAACGAGACATCCAGTCACAACGACGCTCGAGGCGACGACATTGATCCATCTGACCTCTCGAGTGGGATGGTGCTCGCGAATGTCGCACTCTCACAGGGGCTGTTCGCGTTCGTCCTGATCGGGGCTGCGGTCTACACCGCGATTCCAGCAAGTGCGCTCGGAATCGAGTTTTCGCGATCCTACCTCGTGATGGGGTTGCTCGTTGGCGCGCTGGCTGGGCTCGTCCTCTACGTCGCAAACGAGATTGGCGCGGCCGTCGCGACCCGGGTTGGGTTTACACACGACGAGCAGTTGCGCGAACTGCTTGCCCCGGAATCGGCTCGCGGGTGGATCATCCTGTTGGTCGGTGTGCTTCCCATTATCGCCGTCTTCGAGGAACTGCTCTTTCGTGCGGCACTGATCGGCGTCATCTCAACACACTATGGGGTTGACCCCTGGCTCCTCGCACTCCTCTCGTCGCTCGCGTTCGCACTCGGCCACGGCATCCAGGGCTCGGTCGGCATCATCGTCACCGGCACACTGGGCTTTGCACTCGCCGTACTTTTCATCGTCAGCGGAAGTTTCCTCGTCGTCGTCGTCGCACACTACCTCATCAACGCCCTCGAGTTCATCGTCCACGAAGGGTTCGACCGCGACTGGGCGAGCGGACTCGAGGGGGAAACGAATGCCCACAAAAGAGACAGTCACAGCTAA
- a CDS encoding SAM hydrolase/SAM-dependent halogenase family protein, with product MITLTSDFGTPYPAAMKGVLCQRTDARLVDIAHDFPRQDVRAAAFWLRETLPYFPPATHLVVVDPGVGTDRNALVLRAGEHTLVGPDNGVLRPVARRLVGDGPLEAYVIDESRLERVEPTVESAQAHAMASSRDNAGPASNTFHGRDVFAPAAAAVHDTPLEALEECAFLEQGTIGTCVDCELPAATLEADGTRATGEVLVVDDFGNVITNVPGEFLGDCQHVVANGETVSAGETFAAVAVGERLATVGSHGYVELDVNQGRGDEAFGLEAGDRIILETAEL from the coding sequence ATGATCACCCTCACCTCTGACTTCGGGACGCCCTATCCGGCAGCGATGAAGGGCGTGCTGTGTCAGCGAACGGACGCCCGTCTGGTCGATATTGCGCACGATTTCCCCCGACAGGACGTTCGCGCCGCTGCGTTCTGGCTCCGGGAAACGCTGCCGTACTTCCCGCCGGCGACTCACCTCGTGGTCGTCGACCCCGGCGTCGGCACCGACCGCAACGCGCTGGTACTCCGTGCGGGTGAGCACACACTGGTCGGTCCCGACAACGGCGTTCTCAGGCCCGTCGCCAGACGACTCGTGGGCGATGGCCCACTCGAGGCGTACGTCATCGACGAGTCTCGGCTCGAGCGAGTCGAACCCACTGTCGAGTCGGCTCAGGCCCATGCAATGGCCTCGAGTCGAGACAACGCGGGACCGGCGAGTAACACGTTTCACGGCCGGGACGTGTTCGCCCCCGCCGCTGCGGCCGTCCACGACACGCCACTCGAGGCGCTCGAGGAGTGTGCCTTTCTCGAGCAGGGTACCATCGGGACGTGTGTCGACTGTGAGCTACCCGCGGCGACACTCGAGGCGGACGGGACGCGGGCGACCGGCGAGGTACTGGTCGTCGACGACTTCGGGAACGTCATTACGAACGTCCCGGGCGAGTTCCTTGGAGATTGCCAGCACGTCGTCGCGAACGGCGAGACAGTTTCCGCCGGTGAGACGTTCGCCGCAGTCGCTGTCGGAGAGCGCCTCGCAACTGTTGGGAGCCATGGCTACGTCGAACTCGATGTCAATCAGGGACGGGGCGACGAGGCGTTCGGACTCGAGGCCGGAGATCGAATTATCCTCGAGACGGCGGAGCTGTAG
- a CDS encoding amidohydrolase family protein, whose translation MLELEHGFRVVDVYTRLTPDGVTGRARAQTRTPDQLEREMHQAGITKSVVFPPSRGETEYLAANNGVARHSVDRPFIAFARINGTKRPDGTPTGRLRNAISRPKPYHTTPEDIEKYAYDDRFHGFIFDPTVDDYPDEDVLAVLEDVGLPLLVRAGVDAPPAELAETLLGHDFPVIVAQFGGHPLDRELMNEMIDLLDEYDECYLETSFVRYRHLLERAVLEHPDRVFFGSGAPACHPNVAVMEILTLDVSEDMLRRVFSKNVCRIIDALGPDAALRR comes from the coding sequence ATGCTGGAGTTGGAACACGGGTTTCGGGTCGTCGACGTGTACACGCGACTGACGCCGGATGGGGTAACCGGCCGAGCGCGAGCACAGACGAGGACGCCCGATCAGTTAGAACGGGAAATGCATCAGGCGGGAATTACCAAATCGGTCGTTTTTCCACCGTCTCGAGGCGAAACCGAGTATCTGGCCGCGAACAACGGCGTCGCCCGACACAGCGTCGACCGACCGTTTATTGCGTTCGCACGGATCAACGGCACGAAACGGCCCGACGGAACCCCAACTGGCCGACTACGAAATGCTATCAGTCGCCCGAAACCGTACCATACAACGCCCGAAGACATCGAGAAATACGCTTACGACGACCGCTTTCACGGCTTTATCTTCGACCCGACCGTCGATGACTACCCCGACGAGGACGTCCTCGCGGTTCTCGAGGACGTTGGGCTCCCGTTGCTCGTCCGTGCCGGTGTTGATGCACCACCGGCAGAACTCGCGGAGACTCTCCTCGGTCACGACTTTCCCGTCATCGTCGCCCAGTTCGGTGGCCACCCACTCGACCGCGAACTGATGAACGAAATGATCGACCTCCTCGATGAGTACGACGAGTGCTATCTCGAGACGAGTTTCGTCCGCTATCGCCACCTGCTCGAGCGCGCCGTGCTCGAGCATCCGGATCGCGTTTTCTTCGGCAGCGGTGCGCCAGCCTGCCATCCAAACGTCGCTGTCATGGAGATTCTCACCTTGGACGTCTCCGAGGACATGCTGCGGCGCGTCTTTTCGAAGAACGTCTGTCGCATTATCGATGCACTCGGGCCGGATGCTGCGCTCAGGAGGTAG
- a CDS encoding nicotinamide-nucleotide adenylyltransferase, with product MTRGFYIGRFQPFHNGHRSMVEQIADEVDELILGIGSADDSHTVRNPFTAGERIMMITKALVEYDLVTYAVPIEDLERNSVWVSHVQSMSPDFDVAYSNNPLVIQLFREADIEIRQSPMFNREVLEGSEVRERMITGGDWQSLVPDAVVEVVDEIGGIERIQMISDTDSNGT from the coding sequence ATGACTCGGGGGTTCTACATCGGGCGCTTCCAGCCGTTTCACAACGGCCACCGGAGTATGGTCGAGCAAATCGCAGACGAAGTCGACGAACTGATCCTCGGCATCGGGAGTGCCGATGACTCCCACACCGTACGGAACCCGTTTACTGCCGGCGAGCGCATCATGATGATCACCAAAGCGCTCGTTGAGTACGATCTCGTGACCTACGCCGTCCCAATCGAGGACTTAGAGCGCAACTCGGTGTGGGTGAGCCACGTCCAGAGCATGAGCCCGGATTTCGACGTTGCGTACTCGAACAACCCGCTCGTGATCCAACTCTTTCGCGAGGCCGACATCGAAATCCGCCAGTCGCCGATGTTCAACCGCGAGGTCCTCGAGGGCAGTGAAGTTCGCGAGCGGATGATCACCGGCGGCGACTGGCAGTCGCTGGTTCCGGACGCCGTCGTCGAAGTTGTCGACGAAATCGGCGGCATCGAGCGTATTCAGATGATCAGCGATACGGATTCGAACGGCACGTAA
- the lonB gene encoding ATP-dependent protease LonB, whose amino-acid sequence MSNDTNVDDPPEDAPGSASDDTQREHHEDADPERQGSRSPLEEEGERRDTTDESVGGVVQDQNQESDPDADPDPESGIDPSETVEDDEDEIETVNDLGSTVDVDPGVEIDEENAEDDLLGGLMVDSTEDIEVPDRLVDQVIGQDEARDIIIKAAKQRRHVMMIGSPGTGKSMLAKAMSQLLPQEDLQDVLVYHNPDDGNAPKVRTVPAGKGEQIIDAHKEEARKRNQMRSILMWIIIAIVIGYALLTVNILLGILAAGIIWLIFRYTSRGTDAMVPNMIVDNGDQRQAPFEDATGAHAGALLGDVRHDPFQSGGMETPSHDRVEPGSIHKSNKGVLFVDEINTLDVRTQQKLMTAIQEGEFSITGQSERSSGAMVQTEPVPCDFVMIAAGNLDAMENMHPALRNRVKGYGYEVYMEDTIESTPEMRRKYARFVAQEVERDGRLPHFEREAVEELILEAKRRSGRKNHLTLHFRSLGGLVRVAGDIARAEDRDLTTRDDVLQAKQRSRSIEQQLADDYIERRKDYELQVTNDGVEGRVNGLAVMGEDSGIMLPVMAEIAPAQGGGQVIATGKLQEMAEESVQNVSAIIKKFSDVDLSEKDIHIQFVQAGQQGVDGDSASITVATAVISALEDIPVDQSVAMTGSLSVRGDVLPVGGVTHKIEAAAKAGCSKVIIPKANEQDVMIEDEYEEMVEIIPCANISEVLDVALMGEPKKDSLVDRLKAITESAFDQSQSTVGSASGSNPSPQ is encoded by the coding sequence ATGAGCAACGATACGAACGTTGACGACCCTCCCGAAGACGCTCCGGGATCTGCTTCCGATGACACCCAGCGGGAGCACCACGAGGATGCAGATCCAGAGCGTCAGGGATCCCGGTCACCACTCGAGGAGGAGGGTGAGCGGCGCGATACCACCGACGAATCGGTCGGTGGGGTAGTTCAGGATCAGAATCAGGAGTCAGATCCAGACGCAGACCCTGACCCAGAGTCGGGTATCGACCCGTCTGAGACAGTCGAGGACGACGAGGACGAGATCGAGACAGTCAACGATCTCGGCAGCACTGTCGATGTCGATCCAGGCGTCGAAATCGACGAGGAGAACGCCGAGGACGACCTCCTTGGCGGACTGATGGTCGACTCGACCGAAGATATCGAGGTTCCCGACCGACTCGTCGATCAGGTCATCGGACAGGACGAGGCTCGAGACATCATCATCAAGGCGGCAAAACAGCGCCGGCACGTGATGATGATCGGCTCTCCCGGGACCGGGAAGTCGATGCTGGCGAAAGCGATGAGCCAACTCCTTCCACAGGAGGATCTGCAGGACGTTCTGGTCTATCACAACCCCGACGACGGCAACGCACCGAAGGTTCGGACGGTGCCGGCGGGGAAGGGCGAACAGATCATCGACGCCCACAAGGAAGAAGCCCGCAAGCGAAACCAGATGCGTTCGATCCTGATGTGGATCATCATCGCCATCGTCATCGGCTACGCGCTCTTGACGGTCAACATCCTGCTTGGCATCCTTGCTGCAGGTATTATCTGGTTGATCTTCCGCTACACCTCACGTGGAACGGATGCGATGGTGCCGAACATGATCGTCGACAACGGCGATCAGCGCCAGGCCCCATTCGAGGACGCAACCGGTGCCCACGCCGGTGCACTGCTCGGTGACGTTCGCCACGACCCGTTCCAGTCCGGTGGCATGGAGACGCCGTCTCACGACCGCGTCGAACCGGGTTCGATCCACAAATCTAACAAAGGTGTGCTGTTCGTCGACGAGATCAACACGCTCGACGTGCGCACCCAGCAGAAGCTCATGACGGCGATTCAGGAAGGCGAGTTCTCGATCACCGGCCAGTCCGAGCGCTCCTCGGGCGCGATGGTCCAGACCGAACCCGTCCCCTGTGACTTCGTCATGATCGCTGCCGGGAACCTCGATGCGATGGAAAACATGCACCCCGCACTCCGGAACCGTGTCAAAGGGTACGGGTACGAGGTCTACATGGAGGACACCATCGAGTCCACCCCCGAAATGCGCCGAAAGTACGCACGCTTCGTCGCCCAGGAGGTCGAACGCGACGGCCGACTCCCCCACTTCGAGCGCGAGGCCGTCGAGGAACTCATCCTCGAGGCCAAGCGTCGCTCGGGTCGGAAGAACCACCTGACGCTGCACTTCCGGAGCCTCGGTGGACTGGTCCGCGTCGCAGGTGACATCGCCCGTGCAGAGGACCGCGACCTCACCACGCGCGATGACGTCCTGCAGGCCAAACAGCGCTCGCGCTCCATCGAGCAACAGCTCGCTGATGACTACATCGAACGCCGCAAGGACTACGAATTGCAGGTCACCAACGACGGCGTCGAGGGCCGCGTCAACGGCCTCGCAGTCATGGGCGAAGACTCCGGTATCATGCTGCCTGTTATGGCCGAAATCGCGCCCGCACAGGGTGGCGGACAGGTAATCGCTACCGGGAAGCTTCAGGAGATGGCCGAGGAATCCGTCCAGAACGTCTCGGCGATCATCAAGAAGTTCTCCGACGTCGATCTCTCGGAGAAAGACATCCACATCCAGTTCGTCCAGGCCGGCCAGCAGGGCGTCGACGGCGACTCCGCCTCCATTACGGTGGCAACAGCCGTCATTAGCGCACTCGAGGACATTCCGGTCGATCAGTCGGTCGCGATGACTGGCTCGCTCTCCGTGCGCGGAGATGTCCTGCCTGTCGGTGGGGTCACCCACAAGATCGAAGCCGCTGCAAAAGCCGGCTGTTCGAAGGTCATCATTCCGAAGGCCAACGAACAGGACGTGATGATCGAAGATGAGTACGAGGAGATGGTCGAGATCATTCCGTGTGCGAACATCAGCGAAGTGCTCGACGTCGCCCTGATGGGCGAACCGAAGAAAGACTCGCTGGTCGACCGACTCAAAGCGATCACGGAGTCGGCGTTCGACCAGAGCCAGAGTACTGTCGGCTCCGCAAGCGGGTCGAACCCAAGCCCACAGTAA
- the trpB gene encoding tryptophan synthase subunit beta produces MSKTTPDHDRDRNRERDSEATFGDYGGQYVPEALMPALQELEDAYERYVLNNEDGFMDEFRERMRDFGGRPTPLQRADRLSERYDREIYLKREDLVHGGAHKLNNALGQVLLAKYMGKERIIAETGAGQHGTATAMAAAHLDMPCEIYMGRTDINRQRPNVYRMRMNGAAVNPVTAGSGTLKEAINETMRDWATTVETTHYVIGSVVGPHPFPKMVRDFQAVISQEAREQIQDQAGRLPDTVVACAGGGSNTMGTFHEFVPDEDVDLVAVEAGGSSLEIDEEANLAPNSATLSTGTDGVLHGAMTKLLQSGDGQIVESHSVSAGLDYAGVGPELSHLVATDRVTPVSVDDDAALNGFHRLSNLEGIIPALESSHAIGYVEKYTDDLGDLVVVNVSGRGDKDLETVLEETEKRDLEAAPDVEVFEQ; encoded by the coding sequence ATGAGCAAGACCACACCAGACCACGACCGCGACCGCAACCGTGAGCGCGACAGCGAGGCGACGTTCGGCGACTACGGCGGCCAGTACGTCCCCGAGGCATTGATGCCCGCCTTGCAGGAACTCGAGGACGCCTACGAGCGCTACGTTTTAAACAACGAAGACGGCTTCATGGACGAGTTCCGCGAGCGAATGCGTGATTTCGGCGGCCGACCGACGCCCTTGCAGCGCGCGGATCGACTCAGCGAGCGCTACGACCGCGAGATCTACCTCAAACGCGAGGACCTCGTCCACGGCGGCGCGCACAAACTGAACAACGCGCTCGGACAGGTCCTGCTCGCGAAGTACATGGGCAAAGAGCGGATCATCGCCGAGACCGGCGCGGGTCAACACGGCACCGCGACCGCGATGGCCGCCGCACATCTCGACATGCCCTGTGAGATCTACATGGGTCGGACGGACATCAACCGCCAGCGCCCGAACGTCTACCGGATGCGGATGAACGGCGCGGCGGTCAACCCGGTCACTGCCGGCAGCGGGACGCTCAAGGAAGCGATCAACGAGACGATGCGCGACTGGGCGACCACAGTAGAAACGACTCACTATGTCATCGGCAGCGTCGTCGGCCCGCACCCGTTCCCGAAAATGGTCCGGGACTTCCAGGCCGTCATCAGTCAGGAAGCCCGCGAGCAAATTCAGGACCAAGCCGGCCGCTTGCCCGATACCGTCGTCGCCTGTGCGGGCGGCGGCTCGAACACGATGGGGACGTTCCACGAGTTCGTGCCTGACGAGGACGTGGATCTGGTAGCCGTCGAAGCCGGCGGCTCGAGTCTCGAGATCGACGAGGAAGCAAACCTCGCACCCAACTCGGCGACGCTTTCGACGGGCACCGACGGCGTGCTCCACGGCGCGATGACGAAGCTCCTCCAGAGCGGCGACGGCCAGATCGTCGAATCCCACAGCGTGAGTGCGGGACTCGACTACGCCGGCGTCGGTCCGGAACTCTCGCATCTCGTCGCGACCGACCGCGTCACGCCAGTCAGCGTCGATGACGACGCCGCGCTCAACGGGTTCCATCGGCTCTCGAATCTCGAGGGCATTATTCCGGCACTCGAGTCGAGTCACGCAATTGGATATGTAGAGAAATACACCGACGACCTCGGCGACCTCGTCGTCGTCAACGTCTCCGGACGTGGTGACAAGGACCTAGAGACCGTACTCGAGGAAACCGAGAAGCGTGATCTCGAGGCGGCACCGGACGTGGAGGTGTTCGAGCAATGA
- the thsA gene encoding thermosome subunit alpha, translating to MFIMSEDSQRTQGRDAQSSNIMAGKAVAESVRTTLGPRGMDKMLVDSSGEVVITNDGATILEEMDIEHPAAQMIVEVADSQEEEVGDGTTTAAVIAGNLLGEAEDLIEQDVHATTIVEGYHEASEIALEAIAEQVQEAEVDDDVLKQVAESSMTGKGTGGLTAESLAETVVEAVRHVESDDGVARDNITVHTQIGASSNATELVPGIIVDEDPAHDAMPSDVEDASIAVLDVELGVRTGDVDAEYAIDSIDQLNAAIDAEESEVRGYAETIAESGADVVFTSDDVDDRISSFLANEGILVLENLSNSDAGKIASATGARRVGALDDLEEDDFGAADRVGAENYGDDDLAFIEGGAAADAVTVFVRGGTEHVVDELERAIGDALDVAATALESGEVVPGAGATEIAIADQIRQEAAGIEGRKQLAVTAFADALDVVPRTLAANTGKDPIDALVDLRSAHESEGRAGLITSGEEVTIDDPFEYGVVDPADVKREAIESATEAATMIVRIDDVIAAE from the coding sequence ATGTTCATCATGAGCGAGGACAGTCAGCGAACCCAGGGGCGGGATGCCCAGTCGTCCAACATCATGGCCGGCAAGGCCGTTGCCGAGTCGGTCCGGACGACACTCGGCCCCCGCGGAATGGATAAAATGCTCGTCGACTCGAGCGGTGAAGTCGTCATCACCAACGACGGCGCAACCATCCTCGAGGAGATGGATATCGAGCATCCTGCGGCCCAGATGATCGTCGAAGTCGCCGACTCCCAGGAAGAGGAAGTCGGTGACGGCACGACGACGGCCGCTGTCATCGCTGGCAACCTTCTCGGCGAGGCCGAGGACCTGATCGAACAGGACGTCCACGCGACGACGATTGTCGAAGGCTATCACGAAGCCTCCGAGATCGCCCTCGAGGCCATCGCCGAGCAGGTACAGGAAGCCGAAGTCGACGACGACGTACTCAAGCAGGTCGCCGAATCCAGCATGACCGGCAAGGGCACCGGCGGACTCACCGCCGAGTCCCTCGCCGAGACGGTTGTCGAGGCCGTTCGCCACGTCGAAAGCGACGACGGCGTCGCCCGCGACAACATCACTGTTCATACGCAGATCGGCGCGTCATCGAACGCGACTGAACTCGTCCCTGGCATCATCGTCGACGAGGATCCCGCTCACGACGCGATGCCAAGCGATGTCGAAGACGCCTCGATTGCCGTCCTCGACGTCGAACTCGGTGTTCGTACCGGCGACGTCGACGCCGAGTACGCCATCGACTCGATTGACCAGCTCAACGCAGCTATCGACGCCGAAGAGAGCGAGGTCCGCGGCTACGCCGAAACCATCGCCGAAAGCGGCGCTGACGTCGTCTTTACGTCCGACGATGTTGATGACCGTATCTCCTCGTTCCTCGCAAACGAGGGCATCCTCGTCTTGGAGAACCTCTCGAACAGCGATGCCGGCAAGATCGCATCCGCAACGGGTGCCCGCCGCGTCGGCGCACTCGACGACCTCGAGGAAGACGACTTCGGCGCTGCCGACCGCGTCGGTGCCGAAAACTACGGCGACGACGACCTCGCATTCATCGAGGGCGGCGCAGCCGCAGACGCCGTCACCGTCTTCGTCCGCGGCGGCACCGAACACGTCGTCGACGAACTCGAGCGTGCCATCGGTGACGCACTCGACGTCGCCGCAACGGCACTCGAGTCCGGCGAAGTCGTCCCCGGCGCTGGCGCGACCGAGATCGCGATTGCAGACCAGATTCGACAGGAAGCCGCCGGTATTGAAGGGCGCAAACAGCTCGCTGTCACTGCCTTTGCGGACGCGCTCGATGTCGTCCCACGAACGCTTGCCGCGAACACGGGCAAGGACCCAATCGACGCACTTGTTGACCTGCGTTCGGCTCACGAGTCCGAGGGTCGTGCTGGCCTCATCACGAGCGGTGAGGAGGTCACCATCGACGATCCGTTTGAGTACGGCGTCGTCGACCCTGCCGATGTCAAGCGCGAGGCTATCGAGAGTGCCACTGAAGCCGCGACGATGATCGTCCGCATCGACGACGTCATCGCTGCCGAGTAA